From the genome of Candidatus Liberimonas magnetica, one region includes:
- a CDS encoding restriction endonuclease produces MSNNEITVWGIHGGRTGDADTLFLKDNYVGLGWTEMGDLSKLGADREAFKLEVKNKYPEKVEGAIPNNAGQLFRFVHEMKKGDIIVYPSKRDRQIHIGKITGDYKFDSKKEPGYPHIRPVKWLKEISRTKFSQGALYEMGAAMSFFQVKTYADEFLSALEREIQPTPVKKDITVIEVSKNIEENTRDFIIKQLAQELKGHPLSDFVAHLLETMGYKTRISPEGPDGGIDIIAHKDELGFEPPIVKVQVKSSEGSIGDPIVSALYGKVAKEEYGLLVTLGKFTNQAINFAKSKSNLRLIDGDELVSLILEHYEQFDSMYKGLLPLKKVYIPEQIDEVEE; encoded by the coding sequence ATGTCAAACAATGAAATAACAGTTTGGGGAATACATGGCGGTAGAACCGGTGATGCAGATACACTTTTCTTAAAGGATAATTATGTGGGGCTTGGATGGACTGAGATGGGAGATCTTTCAAAACTTGGAGCAGATAGGGAAGCGTTTAAATTAGAAGTGAAAAATAAATATCCTGAAAAAGTTGAAGGGGCAATCCCGAATAATGCCGGGCAATTGTTCAGGTTTGTTCATGAAATGAAGAAAGGGGACATTATAGTCTATCCTTCAAAAAGAGATAGACAGATTCATATTGGAAAAATTACAGGTGATTATAAGTTTGATTCAAAAAAAGAACCAGGCTATCCCCATATACGACCTGTTAAATGGTTGAAAGAAATATCCCGAACTAAATTTTCACAAGGTGCTCTTTATGAAATGGGAGCAGCAATGAGTTTTTTCCAGGTTAAAACTTATGCAGATGAGTTTTTATCAGCTCTTGAAAGGGAAATACAGCCCACCCCAGTTAAAAAAGACATTACTGTAATAGAAGTGTCAAAGAATATTGAAGAAAATACCCGTGATTTCATCATCAAGCAATTGGCACAGGAACTAAAAGGGCATCCTTTATCTGATTTTGTTGCTCATTTGCTTGAAACAATGGGGTACAAGACAAGAATTTCCCCGGAAGGCCCTGACGGCGGTATAGATATTATTGCACATAAAGATGAGCTTGGTTTTGAACCCCCAATAGTTAAGGTTCAGGTAAAAAGCAGTGAGGGAAGCATTGGCGACCCGATTGTTTCAGCCCTTTATGGCAAAGTTGCTAAGGAAGAATACGGTTTGCTTGTAACACTTGGCAAATTCACGAATCAAGCAATAAACTTTGCAAAAAGTAAGAGTAATCTCCGGTTAATTGACGGCGATGAGCTTGTTTCTCTGATACTTGAACATTACGAGCAATTTGATTCTATGTATAAGGGACTTCTGCCACTCAAGAAGGTTTATATTCCAGAGCAGATTGACGAAGTTGAAGAATAA
- a CDS encoding ParB/Srx family N-terminal domain-containing protein: MSKISSIKNYDDWTRKKVKVTDLFLDPENIRLQVEVKSSQEALINDLFLNESAMDVLESITANGFFPDEVPVVVKEDDKYIVLDGNRRVAALKVLLRPEIVPSKEVSIKKILKTTNPSIKEVEVVVAPDRDSVRKLLASKHTQNTRKPWSTLRQAYFYKAELERDKTIQDLRNDYPTVDINKFIRLINIHKIAKSVKYDSDQITKKIHNERTFPSSTLERLYDDKQIRDFLGFEFGGDGEVKIKIDKKEFEKGFKQIVQDIVEKAVDSRILNNEKNRKAYLDSIPRSSVPNLAKGSKVLTSADFKETPPLYGKKRTKLAPKNIKFSLQFPALRRMLTELQEIDYHKFPNASHDLLRSFLECALKAYFEHCGNPVKPSKQRNYVFLNDVLTAFKNEMDVEKNTQLYQVTQKVITNSTMASYTAQAMNATNHNPSIFPTDKEVEDAWDTLEVIFRYILDPKPKQNAKNNP, from the coding sequence ATGTCAAAAATATCCTCTATTAAGAATTATGATGACTGGACTAGGAAAAAAGTAAAAGTTACTGATTTATTTCTCGACCCTGAAAATATTCGTCTTCAAGTAGAGGTAAAATCTTCTCAAGAAGCTTTGATAAATGATCTTTTTTTAAATGAAAGCGCTATGGACGTGCTAGAGAGTATCACTGCTAATGGGTTTTTTCCTGATGAAGTTCCGGTCGTAGTTAAAGAAGATGATAAATACATAGTTTTAGATGGGAATAGAAGAGTTGCTGCTTTAAAGGTATTGTTGCGTCCGGAAATTGTGCCATCCAAAGAAGTTAGTATTAAAAAAATACTTAAAACAACAAACCCCTCTATCAAGGAAGTCGAAGTTGTTGTTGCTCCTGATCGTGATTCTGTTAGGAAGTTGTTAGCGAGCAAACATACACAAAATACACGTAAACCTTGGAGTACACTTAGACAAGCTTATTTTTATAAAGCAGAACTTGAGCGTGATAAAACGATACAGGATTTAAGAAATGATTATCCAACTGTAGATATTAATAAATTTATACGGCTAATCAATATTCATAAAATTGCTAAATCTGTCAAATATGACTCCGATCAGATAACTAAGAAGATTCATAACGAACGCACGTTTCCTTCTTCCACTTTAGAAAGATTATATGATGATAAACAAATTCGGGATTTTCTCGGTTTTGAATTTGGTGGTGACGGCGAAGTAAAGATAAAAATAGACAAAAAAGAATTTGAGAAAGGTTTTAAACAAATTGTTCAGGATATAGTAGAAAAAGCTGTCGATTCACGTATTTTAAACAATGAAAAAAACAGAAAGGCATATCTGGATAGTATCCCTCGTTCAAGTGTCCCTAATCTTGCTAAAGGAAGTAAGGTTTTAACAAGTGCAGATTTTAAAGAAACCCCGCCTCTTTATGGCAAGAAAAGAACAAAGCTAGCTCCTAAAAATATTAAATTCTCTTTACAATTCCCCGCCCTTAGGAGAATGCTTACCGAATTACAAGAAATTGATTATCATAAATTTCCAAACGCTTCACATGATTTGCTTAGGAGTTTCCTAGAATGTGCGCTTAAAGCTTATTTTGAACACTGTGGTAATCCTGTAAAACCATCAAAACAAAGGAATTATGTTTTTTTGAATGATGTGCTTACTGCTTTTAAAAACGAAATGGATGTTGAAAAGAATACTCAATTGTACCAAGTTACCCAAAAGGTTATTACAAATTCAACTATGGCTTCCTATACTGCACAGGCTATGAATGCAACAAACCATAATCCAAGTATTTTTCCCACTGACAAAGAAGTTGAGGATGCCTGGGATACTTTGGAAGTAATATTTCGCTATATACTAGACCCCAAGCCAAAACAAAATGCAAAAAATAACCCATAA
- a CDS encoding DNA adenine methylase → MQKITHKRNHKFHYSPLRYPGGKTFLFPLFDNLIKESGFEKVTYVEPFAGGSGAALALLFLEKVDQIVINDLDKAIYSFWKSAIYDSEKFIIKLFSIPITIREWKKQKLIYKNPRSGQFELGFATFYLNRTNISGILDGGPIGGMHQNGKWKINARFNKEALAEKIHQLSLYKNRISVCNKDGIELIKEYLDKKNTFIYLDPPYFEKGAMLYLNHYKAEDHQALAEILNKNPKAIWLLTYDNKKEIKSLYSERKIVNYCLNYNAYESRMGKEIMILSDTLAVRV, encoded by the coding sequence ATGCAAAAAATAACCCATAAAAGAAATCATAAATTCCATTATAGCCCTTTGAGGTATCCGGGAGGTAAGACTTTTTTATTTCCTTTATTTGATAACTTAATAAAAGAGAGTGGATTTGAGAAAGTTACTTATGTAGAGCCGTTTGCCGGTGGATCTGGGGCGGCCCTTGCTCTGCTTTTTTTGGAAAAGGTTGATCAAATTGTGATTAACGACCTTGATAAAGCAATTTACTCATTTTGGAAATCTGCAATTTATGATTCAGAAAAATTTATAATAAAATTATTTTCAATACCCATTACTATTAGAGAATGGAAAAAACAGAAATTAATTTATAAAAACCCGCGGTCTGGACAATTTGAACTTGGGTTTGCAACCTTTTACCTCAATAGGACAAATATATCTGGTATTTTAGATGGTGGTCCAATTGGAGGTATGCATCAAAATGGCAAATGGAAAATAAATGCTAGATTCAATAAAGAGGCATTAGCTGAAAAAATACATCAATTATCTCTATATAAAAATAGAATCTCTGTTTGTAATAAAGATGGTATAGAGTTGATTAAGGAATATTTAGACAAAAAAAATACTTTTATATATCTTGACCCACCATATTTTGAAAAAGGTGCTATGTTGTATTTGAATCATTATAAGGCAGAAGACCATCAGGCACTAGCAGAAATATTAAATAAAAATCCGAAAGCAATTTGGCTACTTACATATGATAATAAAAAAGAGATAAAATCTCTTTATTCGGAAAGAAAGATAGTAAATTATTGCTTAAATTATAATGCATATGAATCTCGTATGGGGAAAGAAATTATGATTTTATCCGACACATTGGCAGTAAGGGTATAG
- a CDS encoding N-6 DNA methylase, translated as MAEKIPGKNKKESQESVFMQIIQRGVDKGIIVLSDDQSKVTYHCSRDYTTGFKNPEEKVRASYFVELILDYQYPKERINFEVTVPRRTPEDRADIVIYDDDELKIPYLIVETKKDGITDAEFKQAIEQAFGNANSLRGKYASVIAGTTRTAFDISGFKPSEREKNVISDIPKKYGKTPKYRFIKGETDKELKTISREDLIRTLGKAHDTVWQGGKLAPTTAFDEVAKLLFCKLRDEKLTKKGEEYKFQIGTHESAEDIYRRIDSIYQKAKKEDSEVFKEDIRLDPRVVYSVVEHLQGLAINKIDLDTKGVAFEKFMEDFFKGKMGQFFTPREIIKYCVNMISPDRGDLVLDPSCGSGGFLLNAMDRVRNYAEKNYDTQEAYNYWHDFAKDNLYGIEINDQIARVCKMNMIIHDDGHTNVISTDALSDFEDFKKIHAKFKKDHFDIILTNPPFGAIVKSTEKDYLDKYILGEDKQNQKTEILFIERCINFVKPKSGRIAIVLPDGILTNSSLQYVRDFIMEHCQILAVVSLPQFAFSHFGAGVKSSLVFLRRKGEKEKIEKYPIFMAIADHIGYDATGRQDPINDLDTIYEEYQKFLKNPKGYK; from the coding sequence ATGGCAGAAAAAATACCAGGCAAAAATAAAAAAGAAAGCCAAGAATCAGTATTTATGCAGATTATTCAAAGAGGCGTTGATAAAGGGATAATCGTATTATCAGACGATCAATCTAAGGTAACCTACCATTGCTCAAGAGATTATACGACAGGTTTTAAGAATCCCGAAGAAAAAGTTAGGGCTTCCTACTTTGTTGAATTGATTCTGGATTATCAATACCCGAAAGAAAGAATAAATTTTGAAGTTACTGTTCCCAGAAGAACCCCTGAAGACAGGGCAGACATTGTTATTTATGACGATGATGAATTAAAAATACCTTATTTGATTGTTGAGACTAAAAAGGATGGCATAACAGATGCTGAGTTTAAGCAAGCAATAGAACAGGCATTTGGCAATGCAAACAGTTTGAGGGGTAAGTATGCCTCTGTTATTGCAGGAACCACAAGGACAGCATTTGACATTTCAGGATTCAAACCAAGCGAAAGAGAAAAGAATGTTATTTCTGATATTCCAAAGAAATATGGTAAAACTCCCAAATATAGATTCATTAAAGGTGAAACAGACAAAGAACTAAAAACCATCTCAAGAGAAGACTTGATAAGAACGTTAGGAAAAGCTCATGATACGGTATGGCAGGGTGGTAAACTCGCTCCTACCACTGCATTTGACGAAGTTGCAAAGCTGCTTTTCTGTAAATTAAGAGATGAGAAGCTGACCAAAAAGGGTGAAGAGTATAAATTCCAAATAGGGACGCATGAATCAGCCGAAGATATTTATAGGCGCATAGATTCAATATACCAGAAAGCGAAGAAAGAAGATTCAGAAGTATTCAAGGAAGATATCCGTTTAGACCCAAGGGTTGTATATAGTGTTGTTGAACATTTACAGGGGCTTGCCATCAATAAAATTGATTTGGATACAAAAGGCGTAGCCTTTGAAAAATTTATGGAAGATTTTTTCAAGGGTAAGATGGGACAGTTTTTTACTCCTCGTGAAATTATTAAATATTGTGTTAATATGATTTCCCCTGATAGGGGCGACCTTGTTTTGGATCCTTCCTGTGGAAGTGGTGGTTTTCTTCTTAATGCAATGGACAGGGTTAGGAATTATGCAGAAAAGAATTATGATACGCAAGAGGCATACAATTACTGGCATGATTTCGCAAAGGATAATCTTTACGGCATTGAGATAAATGACCAAATTGCCCGAGTATGCAAAATGAACATGATTATTCATGATGACGGCCATACTAATGTAATTAGTACAGATGCCCTTAGTGACTTTGAAGACTTCAAGAAGATTCATGCTAAATTTAAGAAAGACCATTTTGACATAATTCTGACAAATCCGCCATTCGGTGCAATCGTAAAATCAACAGAAAAGGATTATCTTGATAAATATATATTAGGTGAAGACAAACAGAATCAAAAAACAGAAATCTTATTTATCGAAAGGTGTATTAATTTTGTTAAGCCAAAATCCGGTAGGATTGCCATAGTTTTGCCTGATGGTATTCTAACCAATTCTTCTTTACAATATGTGAGAGACTTCATAATGGAACATTGCCAGATTTTGGCTGTTGTCTCTTTGCCTCAATTTGCGTTCTCTCACTTCGGTGCAGGTGTAAAGTCCTCTCTGGTATTCCTTCGCCGCAAAGGAGAGAAAGAGAAAATTGAAAAGTATCCTATTTTCATGGCAATTGCTGACCATATAGGATACGATGCTACAGGCAGACAAGACCCGATTAATGATTTAGATACTATTTATGAAGAATATCAGAAGTTCCTGAAGAATCCTAAGGGGTATAAGTAA
- a CDS encoding restriction endonuclease subunit S, translated as MECFTVLSNEIEGRLDCFYYNPVFIELEKKIRSKTKKILGDYILNIAGGATPEKDESDKYYTESPNEGVPFIRVQNLGEEGLKLDDCKYIKCETHNTMLKRSQVKEYNLLTKITGVGRMAISSIAPKGFEGNINQHVVVMQTSDYETSKVLAAFLNSDIGEKLAFRRSTGGTRPALDYQALKTIPIIFEPKIVEIMQKAYVEKKRKEQEAEIIINSLNNFVLQLLNIKVSEINDKLCFVVFSDEIVGKRCDPKKYTVKPTGIIQAISKAKYNTKELSSLIQETISGEWGEDEEKEEQFIDYINCSVLRNTNFDNRYNLNLHDVAQRLLPQEKYIKTKLIKGDILVEKSGGSPIQPVGRVAIIQDSNEGYGFSNFLQCVRLNQEKVLPEYVFAYLRALYGLGYMEYLQNQTTGIKNLIMEEFLSIQIPLPPLSVQKEIAKIVLTSIEKAKQLEKEARNIIEEAKKKVEEIILGKIV; from the coding sequence ATGGAATGCTTTACTGTTTTATCGAATGAAATTGAAGGCAGGTTAGACTGCTTTTATTATAATCCTGTATTCATCGAATTAGAGAAGAAAATAAGGAGTAAAACTAAAAAAATTCTTGGCGATTATATTCTCAATATCGCAGGTGGAGCAACTCCTGAAAAGGACGAATCTGATAAATATTATACTGAATCCCCTAATGAAGGGGTGCCATTCATAAGGGTTCAGAATCTTGGTGAAGAAGGATTAAAGTTAGATGATTGTAAGTATATTAAGTGCGAAACTCATAATACAATGTTAAAAAGAAGTCAGGTCAAAGAGTATAACCTACTAACCAAAATTACTGGCGTGGGAAGGATGGCAATATCTTCTATTGCTCCGAAAGGATTTGAAGGTAATATAAATCAACATGTAGTAGTTATGCAAACAAGTGATTATGAGACAAGCAAAGTATTGGCTGCATTTTTAAATTCAGACATTGGTGAGAAGCTTGCTTTCCGTCGTTCAACCGGAGGTACGAGACCCGCTTTAGATTATCAAGCACTAAAGACCATACCGATAATATTTGAACCTAAAATAGTAGAGATTATGCAAAAAGCCTATGTTGAAAAAAAGAGAAAGGAACAAGAAGCTGAAATAATTATTAACTCTCTAAACAACTTTGTTCTTCAGTTACTAAACATTAAAGTTTCGGAAATTAATGATAAATTATGTTTTGTGGTATTTTCAGATGAAATTGTAGGAAAAAGATGTGACCCAAAGAAGTATACTGTAAAACCGACAGGAATCATTCAAGCTATATCAAAAGCGAAATATAACACAAAAGAGTTATCTAGTCTAATACAAGAAACCATATCAGGAGAATGGGGCGAAGATGAAGAAAAGGAAGAACAATTTATTGATTATATCAATTGCAGTGTTCTTAGAAATACGAATTTTGATAACAGATATAATTTAAATCTGCACGATGTAGCTCAAAGACTTTTACCTCAAGAAAAATATATTAAAACAAAACTTATCAAAGGTGATATTCTAGTAGAAAAATCTGGTGGTAGCCCAATTCAGCCTGTTGGCAGGGTGGCGATAATACAAGACTCAAATGAAGGTTATGGTTTTAGTAATTTCTTGCAGTGTGTCAGACTGAATCAAGAAAAGGTGCTTCCCGAATATGTGTTTGCATACTTAAGAGCACTTTATGGATTAGGATATATGGAGTATCTTCAAAACCAGACTACAGGGATTAAAAATTTGATTATGGAAGAATTTTTATCTATTCAAATACCCTTACCGCCTCTATCTGTCCAAAAAGAAATTGCGAAAATAGTATTGACTAGCATTGAGAAAGCAAAACAATTAGAAAAAGAAGCACGGAATATTATAGAAGAGGCAAAAAAAAAGGTTGAAGAAATTATATTAGGGAAAATAGTATGA